In the Clostridium beijerinckii genome, one interval contains:
- a CDS encoding GNAT family N-acetyltransferase, which produces MLSGSKVHLRLLKKEDVSILFKLHSEEKVKKYNIIIDSMDNKVDLRKALSIVNEDDNLIGFVTYKEKEYYSRTYCIGITIGSEYWGRSYGADSIKTLLRYLFKKLNAMKVELYVASYNIRAIKCYKKCGFIEEYIKRYSSYIDREYIDIIIMGIIRERYNSYLKCEDGKYV; this is translated from the coding sequence ATGCTAAGCGGCAGCAAAGTACATTTAAGATTACTAAAAAAGGAAGATGTAAGTATATTATTCAAGTTACATAGTGAAGAGAAAGTTAAAAAGTATAATATAATAATTGATAGCATGGATAATAAAGTAGATTTAAGAAAAGCTTTAAGTATAGTGAATGAGGATGATAATTTAATTGGTTTTGTAACGTACAAGGAGAAAGAATATTATAGTAGGACATACTGCATTGGTATAACGATAGGTAGCGAGTATTGGGGAAGAAGTTATGGGGCAGATTCTATAAAAACTCTTCTAAGATATTTATTTAAGAAGCTGAATGCTATGAAAGTAGAATTATACGTTGCTAGTTATAATATAAGAGCTATAAAGTGTTATAAAAAATGTGGGTTTATAGAGGAGTATATTAAAAGATATTCTAGTTATATAGATAGAGAATATATAGATATTATAATTATGGGGATAATTAGAGAAAGATATAATTCATATTTAAAATGTGAGGATGGAAAATACGTATGA
- the addB gene encoding helicase-exonuclease AddAB subunit AddB — MSIRFVYGRSGTGKSKFCIDEIKNNIDKKLDLNKLILLVPEQYTFTTENKILHEIGEHAFFRTEVLSFKKMAHNIFEEYGGRVKEIIKESGRNMLIHRVINENIESLDYFNRMSREQGFNEIISEVISEFKKYNISIDSIRAIDEKINDNELYQKIKELMIIYEAFNLKMHENYIDGDDQLTLLNKKLLESSAYVDSEVWIDEFTSFTPQQLDIIKVLAKRCRRVNITFCIDNKSLNNNSEDITDVFNIIKSTENKILKIMKENNIAYDKPVNLNNAIPYRFKDNLELDHIEKYFFSYPFNEYDKTPERITLYKASNIYDEIERVSKSITSLVREKGYRYRDISVVCRNIDDYEKIISVIFKDYNIPYFLDKKIQLLSNPLIVLISSAFEILLKNWSYESVFKYLKSGLTGIDNSYIDRLENFILEYGVKGYKWTSRETVNEKWFIGNSELTDDKVLIAEIMEEIRYPLMIFHNKINGKHKVKDICSAIYEFLVDVKVFDRINEWIKNFEELGLEDKVKEYSQVESIVIDILDQAVDVIGEERLEYSEFFRILSSGFANEEIGIIPVALDQVNIGDIARIKGRDVKVLYIVGINDGVLPASKKEEGLLSDRDRTTLGEVGINLSSTTRNKVFEEQYLLYIALTISSEYLMLSYPMADFEGKSLRPSIVISRIKKIFPNLIEESAIYDLKILENKFGKIIAPIPTFNELIISMRKDFDKEYVEPYWSEIYEWFKNNGEFRDKVKNIFKGLSYSNIGDKVSKNKLRKLYQNDLEKLVFSVSKLEKYAECPFSYFVQYGLKAKNRKVYEFTPPDLGSFVHEMLDSFTNKVREDGILWSDLSNEKCKEIISNLIDKKLMDESNSILNSTKKFKYLAQRFKRVISKSVSVIASQIGKGEFEVFKTEFDFGSYSSGEAITLNLNDNEKVYLQGRIDRIDKLDLDGETYIRIIDYKTGAKKFDLNELYYGLQMQLLVYLDALIKNSKYILDKQVKPGAILYFKIDDPIIKSKKEMTYEEVEEEVLSALKMKGLVLKDARVVKAMDKDIEGYSLVIPASFKADGSFKATSDVVTEEEFRILREYVNRKMIEICEEMLSGDIKIQPTKNSNIAHCEYCDFSSICQFDTEIKDNKYKIIINKSTNDIWNNIKKEIDNSNKLIKVENEEV; from the coding sequence ATGAGTATAAGATTTGTTTATGGAAGATCTGGAACAGGCAAGAGTAAATTTTGCATTGACGAGATAAAAAATAATATTGATAAGAAATTAGATTTAAATAAGTTAATTCTATTAGTTCCAGAACAATATACATTTACGACCGAAAATAAAATATTACATGAAATAGGAGAACATGCTTTTTTTAGGACAGAGGTGCTGAGTTTTAAGAAAATGGCTCATAATATTTTTGAAGAATATGGTGGAAGAGTTAAAGAGATTATTAAGGAATCTGGAAGGAATATGCTAATTCATAGAGTTATAAATGAAAATATTGAGTCTTTGGATTATTTTAATAGGATGTCTAGAGAACAAGGATTTAATGAAATTATATCAGAAGTGATTTCGGAATTTAAAAAGTATAATATTAGCATTGATAGTATAAGAGCAATAGATGAGAAAATAAATGATAATGAATTATATCAAAAAATTAAAGAGTTGATGATAATTTATGAAGCATTTAACTTAAAAATGCATGAAAATTACATTGATGGAGATGATCAGTTAACATTACTAAATAAAAAGTTATTAGAAAGTAGCGCGTATGTAGATTCTGAAGTCTGGATAGATGAATTTACTAGCTTTACACCTCAACAACTAGATATTATAAAGGTATTAGCCAAGAGATGCAGAAGAGTTAATATAACTTTTTGTATTGATAACAAATCTCTAAACAACAACTCTGAAGATATAACTGATGTATTCAATATTATAAAGAGTACTGAAAATAAAATATTAAAGATAATGAAAGAAAACAATATAGCCTATGATAAGCCAGTTAACTTAAATAATGCAATTCCTTATAGGTTTAAAGATAATCTGGAACTTGATCATATAGAAAAGTATTTTTTTTCTTACCCATTTAATGAATATGATAAGACCCCTGAGAGAATAACACTTTACAAAGCAAGTAATATTTATGACGAGATAGAAAGAGTATCAAAAAGTATTACAAGTTTGGTGAGAGAAAAGGGTTATAGATATAGAGATATATCTGTAGTTTGTAGAAATATAGACGATTATGAAAAAATAATATCAGTAATATTTAAAGATTATAATATTCCATACTTTTTAGATAAAAAGATTCAATTACTAAGTAATCCATTGATTGTACTTATAAGTTCTGCTTTTGAAATTTTGCTTAAGAATTGGTCTTATGAAAGTGTATTTAAATATTTAAAGAGTGGTTTAACTGGCATAGATAATTCATATATAGATAGGCTAGAGAACTTTATATTAGAGTATGGGGTAAAGGGTTATAAATGGACATCAAGAGAAACAGTAAATGAGAAATGGTTTATAGGAAATAGTGAATTGACGGATGATAAAGTTTTAATAGCTGAAATTATGGAAGAGATAAGATATCCATTGATGATTTTTCATAATAAAATAAATGGAAAACATAAAGTTAAAGATATATGTTCAGCTATTTATGAGTTTTTAGTGGATGTAAAAGTTTTTGACAGAATTAATGAATGGATTAAAAATTTTGAAGAATTAGGATTAGAAGATAAAGTTAAGGAATATAGTCAGGTTGAAAGTATAGTTATAGACATTCTAGATCAAGCGGTCGATGTTATAGGCGAAGAGAGATTAGAGTATTCTGAGTTTTTTAGAATATTGAGTTCTGGTTTCGCCAATGAAGAGATAGGAATTATACCTGTAGCATTAGATCAGGTTAATATTGGAGATATAGCAAGAATAAAGGGCAGAGATGTTAAAGTTCTTTACATAGTAGGAATTAATGATGGAGTTCTACCGGCATCCAAGAAAGAGGAAGGTCTATTATCTGATAGAGATAGAACAACATTAGGTGAGGTTGGAATAAATTTATCATCAACAACTAGAAATAAAGTTTTTGAAGAACAGTATCTACTATATATAGCATTAACAATTAGTAGTGAATATTTAATGCTTTCATATCCGATGGCTGATTTTGAGGGTAAATCATTAAGACCATCTATAGTAATATCTAGAATTAAAAAGATATTTCCTAATTTAATTGAAGAAAGTGCAATTTATGATTTAAAAATTCTTGAAAATAAATTTGGCAAAATTATTGCACCAATTCCAACATTTAATGAACTTATAATTTCTATGAGAAAAGATTTTGATAAAGAATATGTAGAGCCTTACTGGTCTGAGATATATGAATGGTTTAAAAATAATGGTGAGTTTAGAGATAAAGTTAAGAATATATTCAAGGGGCTTAGTTACTCAAACATTGGAGATAAAGTTTCAAAAAACAAACTTAGAAAACTTTATCAGAATGACTTAGAAAAGTTAGTATTTAGTGTTTCAAAGTTAGAAAAGTATGCAGAATGCCCTTTTTCTTATTTTGTTCAATATGGACTAAAAGCTAAAAATAGAAAGGTATATGAATTTACACCACCAGACTTAGGATCATTTGTACACGAAATGCTTGATTCATTCACTAATAAAGTTAGAGAAGATGGAATACTATGGTCCGATTTAAGCAATGAAAAATGTAAGGAGATAATATCTAACCTTATTGATAAGAAATTAATGGATGAAAGTAATTCTATATTAAATAGTACTAAGAAATTTAAATATTTAGCGCAAAGATTTAAAAGAGTAATATCTAAATCTGTTTCAGTTATTGCAAGTCAAATAGGAAAAGGTGAATTTGAAGTATTTAAAACTGAATTTGATTTTGGAAGTTATAGCTCGGGAGAAGCTATAACATTAAATTTGAATGATAATGAAAAAGTGTATCTTCAAGGAAGAATTGATAGAATAGATAAATTAGATTTAGATGGTGAAACTTATATAAGAATTATAGATTATAAAACTGGAGCGAAAAAATTTGATTTAAATGAACTATATTATGGATTACAAATGCAATTATTAGTTTATTTAGATGCACTTATAAAGAATTCGAAATATATACTTGATAAACAAGTAAAGCCAGGAGCAATATTATACTTTAAAATAGATGATCCTATAATAAAAAGCAAGAAAGAAATGACTTATGAAGAAGTAGAAGAAGAAGTATTAAGTGCTTTAAAGATGAAAGGATTAGTCTTAAAAGATGCGAGGGTTGTAAAAGCTATGGATAAGGATATAGAAGGATATTCATTGGTTATACCAGCATCATTTAAGGCTGATGGAAGTTTTAAGGCAACTAGTGATGTTGTAACAGAAGAGGAGTTTAGAATACTTAGAGAATATGTAAATAGGAAGATGATAGAGATATGTGAAGAAATGCTAAGTGGAGATATTAAAATTCAGCCGACTAAGAATTCTAACATTGCTCATTGTGAATACTGTGATTTTTCATCAATATGCCAATTTGATACAGAAATAAAAGACAATAAATACAAAATTATAATAAACAAATCTACAAATGATATATGGAATAATATAAAAAAAGAAATTGATAATTCTAATAAATTAATTAAAGTTGAGAATGAGGAAGTATAG
- the addA gene encoding helicase-exonuclease AddAB subunit AddA, protein MGNTKWTDEQLSAIETRNCNLLVAAAAGSGKTAVLVERIIRIITNEENPVDIDKLLVVTFTNAAAAEMRERIADAISKELENNPRSKNLQRQLTLLNRANITTMHSFCLDVIKNNYHRIDLDPSFRIGDQTEGILIKSEVIEELFEDKYEEEDTEFTNLVEIFSSYKNDNNLKNLVLDLYSFTMSGPWPEKWLANSAESFNIKQLDELDRTNWVRVLAQSVKIELDGYVKMLEKAIEVTSKTDGLEPYMDNLLMELSYIRNAYESTDNGLEEMFNSLSSIQFSRLKSIKKDKVSDELSQNTVKKIRDDVKKGISELLNNAYSVNPQQMLRNIQGAHHYIKKLIELVLEFSARFSKRKRERNILDFNDLEHLCLKILSDYDDENNIIPSSIAMNFKEYFDEVLVDEYQDSNNVQETIINLVSRKNDDNPNVFMVGDVKQSIYRFRQAKPELFIEKYNTYDSSNGTNRKIQLYKNFRSRREIIDGVNYIFKEVMSEVVGELEYTDEEALNLGADFKENKFKDTIVGGPIEVNIIDKSHNETVVEDNEEQEEINNVILEGRIVAKRIKELMSKSEDEQIFKVLDKESGEYRPLKYRDIVILLRATKNWSEPLLDELSAEGIPVYADTGSGYFESIEIRTIISLLKVVDNPMQDIPVISVMRSPIMGFSAEEISDIRLVNKDNYFYENIKYISEEAYNSINESYSDVLIAKCKYFINSVDKWRDKSIYMAIDEFIWYLYMDTAYYGYVGAMPNGVLRQANLKILFQRARQFEKTSFKGLFNFINFINKLIKSSGDMGSAQVLGENEDVVRIMSIHKSKGLEFPVVFLCGLGKNFNLMDLNKSILYHDELGLGPDFIDIGKRFSTGTLAKESIKKKMKFETLSEEMRILYVACTRAKEKLIMTGAVGNLEKSAEKWLGSASLDYNRISPSEVLKGKSYLDWICMSLCQHRDGSVLSESFGTENLILKDDDSRWKVSFWNKGDLIDKTKTEVLEQGEGYELTILNNKPYDNSLYEEVDKILSYKYPFKASTTIKSNISVSDLKRRNAEEDDDTEQLYREKVKVVPKFLQEKKGLTPSEKGTAVHFVMKKIDFNRVSSTEEIKEQLHELFEKELLLSEELKVINPTKILSFFRSDLGKKILDLNCSGEKIYREIPFYTEISSLEVDKTLDNIYKDEKIRLQGIIDCFFEYKGDIILIDYKTDYIIEGHEDEFKEKYRKQLDYYSDAIFKLTGKKVKYKYLYSFYLEKEIRII, encoded by the coding sequence ATGGGTAATACAAAATGGACTGATGAACAGTTAAGTGCAATTGAAACGAGAAATTGTAATTTACTAGTTGCGGCGGCGGCGGGTTCAGGTAAAACTGCTGTTTTAGTAGAGAGGATCATAAGAATAATTACTAATGAAGAGAATCCAGTTGATATAGATAAGTTATTGGTTGTAACTTTTACTAATGCAGCAGCTGCTGAGATGAGGGAAAGGATAGCAGATGCGATATCAAAGGAATTAGAGAATAATCCTAGGTCTAAAAATCTACAGAGGCAATTAACGCTGTTAAATAGAGCTAATATCACTACAATGCATTCGTTTTGCTTAGATGTAATTAAAAATAATTACCATAGGATTGATCTAGATCCATCATTTAGAATAGGTGATCAGACTGAGGGAATACTAATTAAATCGGAAGTTATTGAAGAACTTTTCGAAGATAAATACGAGGAAGAAGATACTGAGTTTACTAATTTGGTTGAGATATTTAGTAGCTATAAAAATGATAATAATTTAAAAAATTTAGTATTAGATTTATATAGCTTTACAATGTCAGGTCCATGGCCTGAAAAATGGCTTGCTAATAGTGCTGAGTCTTTTAATATTAAACAATTAGATGAATTGGATAGAACTAATTGGGTGAGAGTTTTAGCTCAAAGCGTAAAAATTGAGTTAGATGGGTATGTTAAAATGTTAGAAAAGGCCATTGAGGTTACTAGCAAAACTGATGGATTAGAACCTTATATGGATAACTTATTAATGGAATTAAGTTATATAAGGAATGCTTATGAATCTACTGATAATGGACTTGAGGAAATGTTTAATTCATTATCATCAATACAATTCAGTAGATTAAAATCTATAAAAAAAGATAAGGTTTCAGATGAGTTGTCTCAAAATACTGTAAAAAAGATTAGAGATGATGTTAAAAAGGGAATATCTGAATTATTAAATAATGCATATTCAGTAAATCCACAGCAAATGTTAAGGAATATTCAAGGGGCACATCATTACATAAAAAAATTGATAGAATTAGTTTTAGAATTTAGTGCTAGGTTTAGTAAACGAAAACGAGAAAGAAATATATTAGATTTTAATGATTTAGAGCATTTATGTTTAAAAATATTAAGTGATTATGATGATGAGAATAATATAATTCCATCAAGTATTGCAATGAATTTTAAAGAATATTTCGATGAAGTACTTGTTGATGAGTATCAAGATTCAAATAACGTTCAAGAAACAATAATAAACCTAGTATCCAGAAAGAATGATGATAATCCAAATGTATTTATGGTTGGGGACGTTAAGCAAAGTATATATAGATTTAGACAAGCAAAACCTGAATTATTCATTGAAAAATATAATACATATGATTCAAGTAATGGAACGAATAGAAAAATTCAATTATATAAAAATTTTAGAAGTCGAAGAGAAATTATAGATGGAGTAAATTACATCTTTAAAGAAGTAATGTCTGAAGTTGTTGGAGAGTTAGAATATACAGATGAGGAAGCTTTAAATTTAGGCGCAGACTTTAAGGAAAATAAATTCAAAGATACAATTGTTGGAGGCCCTATTGAAGTTAATATAATTGATAAGAGCCATAATGAAACGGTTGTAGAAGATAATGAGGAACAGGAAGAAATAAATAATGTTATTTTAGAAGGTAGGATCGTTGCGAAAAGAATTAAAGAACTAATGTCAAAAAGTGAAGATGAACAAATTTTTAAAGTTTTAGATAAGGAATCTGGTGAATATAGGCCATTAAAATATAGGGATATAGTTATTCTACTTAGAGCCACTAAAAACTGGTCAGAGCCATTATTAGATGAGTTAAGTGCAGAAGGAATTCCAGTGTATGCAGATACAGGATCTGGTTATTTTGAATCAATTGAGATTAGAACAATAATTTCTCTTTTAAAGGTTGTTGATAATCCAATGCAGGACATTCCAGTAATATCAGTAATGAGATCTCCAATTATGGGATTTTCGGCAGAAGAAATAAGTGATATTAGACTTGTAAATAAAGATAATTATTTTTATGAAAATATAAAATATATAAGTGAAGAAGCTTATAATTCAATTAATGAATCTTATTCTGATGTATTGATAGCTAAATGCAAGTATTTTATTAATTCCGTTGACAAGTGGAGAGATAAATCAATTTATATGGCAATTGATGAATTTATATGGTATTTATATATGGATACTGCTTATTATGGATATGTTGGAGCTATGCCAAATGGAGTGCTTAGGCAAGCAAACTTAAAAATACTTTTTCAAAGAGCAAGACAATTTGAGAAAACGAGTTTTAAGGGATTATTTAATTTTATAAATTTTATAAATAAACTTATAAAATCTTCAGGTGACATGGGAAGTGCTCAAGTATTAGGTGAAAATGAGGATGTAGTAAGAATTATGAGTATCCATAAAAGTAAGGGGCTAGAGTTTCCAGTGGTATTCTTATGCGGGTTAGGAAAGAATTTTAACCTTATGGATTTAAATAAAAGCATATTGTATCACGATGAACTAGGACTTGGGCCAGACTTTATAGATATAGGAAAAAGGTTTAGCACAGGAACTTTAGCTAAAGAATCAATAAAGAAAAAGATGAAATTTGAAACATTATCGGAGGAAATGAGAATACTGTACGTAGCATGTACTAGGGCAAAGGAAAAGTTGATTATGACGGGTGCAGTAGGAAATCTTGAAAAATCAGCTGAAAAATGGTTAGGATCAGCATCTTTAGATTATAATCGTATATCCCCTTCGGAAGTTTTAAAAGGAAAGTCATATTTAGATTGGATTTGTATGTCACTATGCCAACATAGAGATGGTAGTGTCTTATCAGAAAGTTTTGGAACTGAAAATTTAATATTAAAGGATGATGATTCTAGGTGGAAAGTTAGTTTTTGGAATAAGGGCGACTTAATTGATAAGACAAAGACAGAAGTGTTAGAACAAGGTGAAGGATATGAGTTAACAATACTAAATAATAAACCATATGATAATTCTTTATATGAAGAAGTAGATAAAATATTATCATATAAATATCCATTTAAAGCTTCAACAACAATTAAAAGTAATATTTCAGTTTCAGATTTAAAGAGAAGGAATGCAGAAGAAGATGATGATACTGAACAATTATATAGAGAAAAGGTAAAAGTTGTCCCTAAGTTTCTTCAAGAGAAGAAAGGTCTTACTCCTTCAGAAAAGGGTACTGCAGTTCATTTTGTAATGAAAAAAATAGATTTTAATAGAGTATCATCTACGGAGGAAATTAAAGAACAATTGCACGAATTATTTGAAAAGGAGCTTTTGCTTAGCGAAGAATTAAAGGTAATTAATCCTACTAAGATACTGAGCTTTTTTAGGTCGGATTTAGGGAAAAAAATTCTTGATTTAAATTGTAGTGGAGAAAAGATTTATAGAGAAATACCTTTTTATACAGAGATAAGCAGTTTAGAAGTAGATAAAACACTTGATAATATATATAAGGATGAAAAGATAAGATTACAAGGAATAATTGATTGTTTCTTTGAATATAAGGGAGATATTATACTTATAGATTACAAAACCGATTATATTATAGAAGGTCATGAAGATGAATTTAAAGAGAAGTATAGGAAACAATTAGATTATTATAGTGATGCAATATTTAAGTTAACAGGTAAAAAGGTTAAATATAAGTACTTATATTCATTTTATTTAGAAAAAGAAATTAGAATAATATAA